The following coding sequences are from one Sylvia atricapilla isolate bSylAtr1 chromosome 15, bSylAtr1.pri, whole genome shotgun sequence window:
- the ABCC1 gene encoding multidrug resistance-associated protein 1 isoform X1: MIRGYRSPLEAKDLWSLNKEDKSEEVVPGLARNWAKEWSKTKRQPVNMLYAPKKQQKSGDSNGDVTEEVEALIIKPSQKSSEASLFKVLYKTFGPYFLMSFLFKAAHDLLMFTGPEILKLLLDFVDNKAAPKWQGYFYTVLLFVCSCLQTLILHQYFHICFVTGMRLKTAIVGVIYRKALVITNSARKTSTVGEIVNLMSVDAQRFMDLATYINMIWSAPLQVVLALYLLWRNLGPSVLAGVAVMVLLVPINAVMAVKTKTYQVAQMKSKDNRIKLMNEILNGIKVLKLYAWELAFREKVLEIRHKELQVLKKSAYLAAVATFTWVCAPFLVALSTFSVYVLIDETHVLDAQKAFVSLALFNILRFPLNMLPMVISNIVEASVSLKRLRVFLSHEELDPDSIVRGPIKEAEGCIVVKNATFSWAKTDPPLLNSINFTVPEGSLVAVVGQVGCGKSSLLSALLGEMDKKEGYVVVKGSVAYVPQQAWVQNATLEDNIIFGREMSEGRYKRVIEACALLPDIEILPSGDKTEIGEKGVNLSGGQKQRVSLARAVYCNADVYLLDDPLSAVDAHVGKHIFERVIGPKGILKNKTRVLVTHAINYLPQMDTILVMADGEISEMGSYQELLEQDGAFAEFLRTYASTEQTMESSDINSPSAKESKPVENGVLANEAPGKLMHRQLSNSSTYSRDTGKPQQQSSTAELQKPLAEKNSWKMMEADTAKTGRVKASVYWEYMKAIGLCMSFLAIFLFICNHVAALSSNYWLSLWTDDPVINGTQQNTTFRLGVYAALGISQGVAVFGYSMVVSVGGILASRHLHLNLLHNVLRSPMSFFERTPSGNLVNRFAKEIDTIDSAIPPIIKMFMGSTFNVIGACIIILLATSIAAVIIPPLGLLYFFVQRFYVATSRQLKRLESVSRSPVYSHFNETLLGVSVIRAFEEQKRFIKQNDVKVDENQKAYYPSIVANRWLAIRLEFVGNCIVLFAALFAVIARTELSAGLVGLSVSYALQITAYLNWLVRMSSDLETNIVAVERVQEYADMEKEAEWSIEQTAPGSSWPEEGKVEFRGFGLRYREDLDLVLKNINVTISGGEKIGIVGRTGAGKSSLTLGLFRINEAAEGEIIIDGVNIAKIGLHDLRFKITIIPQDPVLFSGSLRMNLDPFDQHSDEDIWRSLELAHLKNFVSSLPDKLNHECAEGGENLSVGQRQLVCLARALLRKSKILVLDEATAAVDLETDKLIQSTIKSQFEESTVLTIAHRLHTIMDYTRVLVLEKGEVVECGTPDQLLQQKGIFYSMAKDSGLV; this comes from the exons ATGATTCGGGGTTATCGGAGCCCTTTGGAAGCCAAGGATTTGTGGTCGTTAAATAAAGAGGACAAATCAGAGGAAGTAGTGCCAGGTTTGGCTAGAAACTGGGCAAAAGAGTGGTCAAAGACCAAGAG GCAACCAGTAAACATGTTATATGCgcccaaaaagcagcaaaaatcaGGCGACTCAAATGGTGATGTGACAGAAGAGGTCGAAGCTTTGATTATAAAACCATCTCAGAAGAGCTCAGAAGCATCTTTATTCAAGGTGTTATACAAAACCTTTGGACCATATTTTCTCATGAGCTTCCTTTTTAAAGCTGCACATGATCTCTTGATGTTTACAGGCCCGGAAATTCTGAA ACTGCTGCTCGACTTCGTAGATAACAAAGCTGCCCCCAAATGGCAAGGCTACTTTTATACAGtcctgctgtttgtttgttcctGTCTTCAGACACTGATTCTTCACCAGTACTTTCATATTTGCTTTGTCACTGGAATGAGGCTCAAAACAGCCATTGTTGGTGTAATTTATCGAAAG GCACTTGTTATCACAAATTCTGCTAGGAAGACTTCTACTGTGGGTGAGATTGTGAATCTGATGTCTGTGGATGCTCAGAGGTTCATGGACTTGGCTACTTACATCAACATGATCTGGTCTGCCCCTCTCCAGGTGGTGCTGGCCCTGTACTTGCTGTGGAGG AACTTAGGTCCTTCTGTGCTGGCAGGTGTGGCTGTCATGGTCCTTCTGGTCCCAATAAACGCTGTGATGGCAGTGAAGACCAAAACCTATCAG GTGGCTCAAATGAAGAGCAAAGACAACAGAATTAAGCTGATGAATGAAATTCTCAATGGGATTAAAGTTCTGAAACTTTATGCTTGGGAATTAGCCTTTAGAGAGAAGGTATTAGAGATCAGACACAAAGAACTCCAAGTCCTAAAGAAATCTGCTTACCTTGCTGCAGTGGCAACCTTCACTTGGGTTTGTGCTCCGTTTTTG GTTGCCCTGTCCACGTTTTCTGTGTATGTCCTGATAGACGAGACCCACGTCTTGGATGCTCAGAAGGCCTTTGTTTCTCTGGCATTATTCAACATCCTCAGGTTCCCACTGAACATGCTTCCTATGGTCATCAGCAACATAGTGGAA GCCAGTGTCTCCTTGAAGCGCCTCAGGGTGTTCCTGTCTCACGAAGAGTTAGACCCAGACAGCATAGTCAGGGGTCCCATCAAAGAGG ctgAAGGATGCATTGTTGTGAAGAATGCAACGTTTAGCTGGGCCAAAACTGATCCTCCTTTGCTGAACAG CATTAATTTCACTGTTCCTGAAGGCTCCTTGGTGGCTGTTGTTGGCCAAGTTGGCTGTGGAAAGTCTTCACTGCTGTCTGCGTTGCTGGGGGAGATGGACAAAAAGGAAGGCTACGTGGTTGTCAAG ggCTCTGTAGCCTACGTTCCTCAGCAAGCCTGGGTCCAAAATGCAACTCTGGAAGATAACATTATCTTTGGAAGGGAGATGAGTGAGGGCAGGTACAAGCGTGTGATTGAGGcctgtgccctgctgcctgACATAGAGATTCTGCCTTCAggagacaaaacagaaataggAGAAAAG GGTGTGAATTTGTCTGGAGGACAGAAGCAGCGAGTCAGTCTTGCCCGGGCAGTTTACTGCAATGCAGATGTCTATTTACTTGATGATCCTTTGTCAGCTGTTGATGCTCATGTTGGGaaacatatttttgaaagagTTATTGGACCAAAAGGGatcctgaaaaataaa ACTCGGGTTTTGGTAACCCATGCAATCAACTATCTGCCTCAGATGGATACAATCCTGGTGATGGCTGATGGAGAAATCTCGGAGATGGGCTCTtaccaggagctgctggagcaggatggggcTTTTGCTGAGTTTCTTCGTACGTATGCCAGTACTGAACAGACCATGGAGAGCAGTG ATATAAATAGTCCATCTGCAAAGGAAAGCAAGCCTGTAGAAAATGGAGTCCTTGCAAATGAAGCCCCTGGAAAGCTGATGCATAG GCAACTCAGTAACTCTTCAACGTACAGCAGAGACACTGGgaagccacagcagcagagcagcacagcagagctgcagaagccaCTTGCTGAAAAGAATTCCTGGAAAATGATGGAGGCTGACACAGCAAAGACTGGGAGG GTAAAGGCGTCAGTGTACTGGGAGTACATGAAAGCAATTGGACTCTGTATGTCTTTCCTGGCCATTTTCCTCTTTATCTGTAATCATGTGGCTGCCTTGTCTTCCAACTACTGGCTGAGTTTATGGACAGATGATCCTGTTATCAATGGGACACAGCAGAACACAACCTTCAGACTGGGAGTGTATGCAGCACTGGGAATTTCTCAAG GTGTTGCTGTGTTTGGCTACTCCATGGTTGTGTCAGTAGGAGGGATCCTGGCCTCACGACACCTGCACCTGAACCTGCTGCACAACGTGCTCAGGTCTCCCATGAGCTTCTTTGAGCGCACTCCCAGCGGGAACCTGGTGAACCGTTTTGCCAAGGAGATAGACACCATCGACTCTGCCATTCCCCCCATCATCAAGATGTTCATGGGCTCCACGTTCAATGTGATTGGGGCTTGTATCAtcatcctgctggccacatcCATAGCTGCTGTCATCAttccacccctggggctgctctaCTTTTTCGTGCAG AGGTTTTATGTGGCCACTTCGCGGCAGCTCAAGCGCCTGGAGTCTGTCAGCCGTTCTCCCGTGTACTCCCACTTCAACGAGACCCTGCTGGGGGTCAGTGTCATCCGAGCCTTCGAGGAGCAGAAACGCTTCATCAAGCAGAACGACGTGAAGGTGGATGAGAATCAGAAAGCTTATTACCCGAGCATTGTTGCAAACAG GTGGCTGGCCATCCGTCTGGAGTTCGTGGGGAACTGCATTGTGCTGTTTGCAGCCCTGTTTGCGGTGATCGCGCGCACCGAGCTCAGCGCGGGGCTGGTCGGCCTCTCGGTGTCCTACGCCCTGCAG ATTACAGCATATTTGAACTGGCTGGTTCGCATGTCATCCGACCTGGAAACCAACATTGTTGCTGTTGAAAGAGTCCAGGAATATGCTGACATGGAGAAGGAG GCTGAGTGGAGCATTGAGCAGAcggccccaggcagcagctggcccGAGGAGGGGAAGGTGGAGTTCCGAGGGTTCGGTTTGCGCTACCGCGAGGACTTGGACCTGGTTCTGAAAAACATCAATGTCACCATCAGTGGGGGGGAAAAG ATTGGAATAGTTGGAAGAACAGGAGCTGGGAAATCCTCACTTACTTTGGGTTTATTTCGGATTAATGAAGCAGCTGAAGGTGAAATTATTATTGATGGGGTTAATATTGCAAAGATTGGACTCCATGACTTGCGGTTCAAGATCACCATCATCCCTCAG GatccagttttgttttctggctcTCTTCGTATGAACCTGGATCCTTTCGACCAACACTCTGATGAAGACATTTGGAGGTCTTTGGAATTGGCTCACCTCAAGAACTTTGTGTCGTCCCTTCCTGATAAACTGAACCATGAGTGTGCTGAGGGTGGGGAGAACCTCAG CGTGGGGCAGCGGCAGCTGGTGTGCCTGGCACGGGCTCTGCTCAGGAAATCCAAAATCCTGGTTCTGGATGAAGCCACGGCTGCTGTGGACCTTGAAACAGATAAGCTCATACAGTCAACTATAAAGTCTCAGTTTGAAGAAAGTACTGTATTAACCATAGCACATCGTCTGCACACCATCATGGACTACACGAG AGTTTTAGtcctggagaaaggagaagtgGTGGAGTGTGGTACCCCAGACCAACTACTTCagcaaaaaggcattttctatAGCATGGCCAAAGATTCAGGCTTGGTGTAG
- the ABCC1 gene encoding multidrug resistance-associated protein 1 isoform X3 has translation MGIESFCSADASEPFWDWNLTWYTEDPDFTLCFQNTVLVWIPCVYLWLCFPVYFLHLRRHDRGYIQVSNLNKAKTALGLILWIVCWADLFYSFWERSQSIFRAPFFLVSPTVLGITMLLATFLIQYERIKGVQSSGVMTIFWFISLLCATVIFISKIKHALNMGSDSFRYSTFCIYFILVLVELILCCFPEQPPLFSETVNDPNPCPEFSASFLSRITFWWITGLMIRGYRSPLEAKDLWSLNKEDKSEEVVPGLARNWAKEWSKTKRQPVNMLYAPKKQQKSGDSNGDVTEEVEALIIKPSQKSSEASLFKVLYKTFGPYFLMSFLFKAAHDLLMFTGPEILKLLLDFVDNKAAPKWQGYFYTVLLFVCSCLQTLILHQYFHICFVTGMRLKTAIVGVIYRKALVITNSARKTSTVGEIVNLMSVDAQRFMDLATYINMIWSAPLQVVLALYLLWRNLGPSVLAGVAVMVLLVPINAVMAVKTKTYQVAQMKSKDNRIKLMNEILNGIKVLKLYAWELAFREKVLEIRHKELQVLKKSAYLAAVATFTWVCAPFLVALSTFSVYVLIDETHVLDAQKAFVSLALFNILRFPLNMLPMVISNIVEASVSLKRLRVFLSHEELDPDSIVRGPIKEAEGCIVVKNATFSWAKTDPPLLNSINFTVPEGSLVAVVGQVGCGKSSLLSALLGEMDKKEGYVVVKGSVAYVPQQAWVQNATLEDNIIFGREMSEGRYKRVIEACALLPDIEILPSGDKTEIGEKGVNLSGGQKQRVSLARAVYCNADVYLLDDPLSAVDAHVGKHIFERVIGPKGILKNKTRVLVTHAINYLPQMDTILVMADGEISEMGSYQELLEQDGAFAEFLRTYASTEQTMESSESDPSLEGTIQALETDINSPSAKESKPVENGVLANEAPGKLMHRQLSNSSTYSRDTGKPQQQSSTAELQKPLAEKNSWKMMEADTAKTGRVKASVYWEYMKAIGLCMSFLAIFLFICNHVAALSSNYWLSLWTDDPVINGTQQNTTFRLGVYAALGISQGVAVFGYSMVVSVGGILASRHLHLNLLHNVLRSPMSFFERTPSGNLVNRFAKEIDTIDSAIPPIIKMFMGSTFNVIGACIIILLATSIAAVIIPPLGLLYFFVQRFYVATSRQLKRLESVSRSPVYSHFNETLLGVSVIRAFEEQKRFIKQNDVKVDENQKAYYPSIVANRWLAIRLEFVGNCIVLFAALFAVIARTELSAGLVGLSVSYALQITAYLNWLVRMSSDLETNIVAVERVQEYADMEKEAEWSIEQTAPGSSWPEEGKVEFRGFGLRYREDLDLVLKNINVTISGGEKIGIVGRTGAGKSSLTLGLFRINEAAEGEIIIDGVNIAKIGLHDLRFKITIIPQDPVLFSGSLRMNLDPFDQHSDEDIWRSLELAHLKNFVSSLPDKLNHECAEGGENLSVGQRQLVCLARALLRKSKILVLDEATAAVDLETDKLIQSTIKSQFEESTVLTIAHRLHTIMDYTRVLVLEKGEVVECGTPDQLLQQKGIFYSMAKDSGLV, from the exons TTGCTGGCCACATTTTTAATACaatatgaaagaataaaaggagtCCAGTCTTCAGGTGTAATGACGATCTTCTGGTTCATCTCATTGTTATGTGCCACAGTGATTTTTAtatccaaaataaaacatgcCTTAAATATG GGTTCTGATTCATTTCGTTATAGCACCTTTTGCATCTACTTCATCCTGGTATTAGTAGAACTCATCCTGTGTTGTTTTCCAGAGCAACCacctttgttttctgaaacagtAAATGATCCT aATCCGTGTCCAGAGTTCAGTGCTTCTTTCCTCTCCAGAATCACATTCTGGTGGATCACTGG GTTGATGATTCGGGGTTATCGGAGCCCTTTGGAAGCCAAGGATTTGTGGTCGTTAAATAAAGAGGACAAATCAGAGGAAGTAGTGCCAGGTTTGGCTAGAAACTGGGCAAAAGAGTGGTCAAAGACCAAGAG GCAACCAGTAAACATGTTATATGCgcccaaaaagcagcaaaaatcaGGCGACTCAAATGGTGATGTGACAGAAGAGGTCGAAGCTTTGATTATAAAACCATCTCAGAAGAGCTCAGAAGCATCTTTATTCAAGGTGTTATACAAAACCTTTGGACCATATTTTCTCATGAGCTTCCTTTTTAAAGCTGCACATGATCTCTTGATGTTTACAGGCCCGGAAATTCTGAA ACTGCTGCTCGACTTCGTAGATAACAAAGCTGCCCCCAAATGGCAAGGCTACTTTTATACAGtcctgctgtttgtttgttcctGTCTTCAGACACTGATTCTTCACCAGTACTTTCATATTTGCTTTGTCACTGGAATGAGGCTCAAAACAGCCATTGTTGGTGTAATTTATCGAAAG GCACTTGTTATCACAAATTCTGCTAGGAAGACTTCTACTGTGGGTGAGATTGTGAATCTGATGTCTGTGGATGCTCAGAGGTTCATGGACTTGGCTACTTACATCAACATGATCTGGTCTGCCCCTCTCCAGGTGGTGCTGGCCCTGTACTTGCTGTGGAGG AACTTAGGTCCTTCTGTGCTGGCAGGTGTGGCTGTCATGGTCCTTCTGGTCCCAATAAACGCTGTGATGGCAGTGAAGACCAAAACCTATCAG GTGGCTCAAATGAAGAGCAAAGACAACAGAATTAAGCTGATGAATGAAATTCTCAATGGGATTAAAGTTCTGAAACTTTATGCTTGGGAATTAGCCTTTAGAGAGAAGGTATTAGAGATCAGACACAAAGAACTCCAAGTCCTAAAGAAATCTGCTTACCTTGCTGCAGTGGCAACCTTCACTTGGGTTTGTGCTCCGTTTTTG GTTGCCCTGTCCACGTTTTCTGTGTATGTCCTGATAGACGAGACCCACGTCTTGGATGCTCAGAAGGCCTTTGTTTCTCTGGCATTATTCAACATCCTCAGGTTCCCACTGAACATGCTTCCTATGGTCATCAGCAACATAGTGGAA GCCAGTGTCTCCTTGAAGCGCCTCAGGGTGTTCCTGTCTCACGAAGAGTTAGACCCAGACAGCATAGTCAGGGGTCCCATCAAAGAGG ctgAAGGATGCATTGTTGTGAAGAATGCAACGTTTAGCTGGGCCAAAACTGATCCTCCTTTGCTGAACAG CATTAATTTCACTGTTCCTGAAGGCTCCTTGGTGGCTGTTGTTGGCCAAGTTGGCTGTGGAAAGTCTTCACTGCTGTCTGCGTTGCTGGGGGAGATGGACAAAAAGGAAGGCTACGTGGTTGTCAAG ggCTCTGTAGCCTACGTTCCTCAGCAAGCCTGGGTCCAAAATGCAACTCTGGAAGATAACATTATCTTTGGAAGGGAGATGAGTGAGGGCAGGTACAAGCGTGTGATTGAGGcctgtgccctgctgcctgACATAGAGATTCTGCCTTCAggagacaaaacagaaataggAGAAAAG GGTGTGAATTTGTCTGGAGGACAGAAGCAGCGAGTCAGTCTTGCCCGGGCAGTTTACTGCAATGCAGATGTCTATTTACTTGATGATCCTTTGTCAGCTGTTGATGCTCATGTTGGGaaacatatttttgaaagagTTATTGGACCAAAAGGGatcctgaaaaataaa ACTCGGGTTTTGGTAACCCATGCAATCAACTATCTGCCTCAGATGGATACAATCCTGGTGATGGCTGATGGAGAAATCTCGGAGATGGGCTCTtaccaggagctgctggagcaggatggggcTTTTGCTGAGTTTCTTCGTACGTATGCCAGTACTGAACAGACCATGGAGAGCAGTG AGTCAGATCCTTCATTAGAAGGAACGATTCAAGCTCTGGAAACAG ATATAAATAGTCCATCTGCAAAGGAAAGCAAGCCTGTAGAAAATGGAGTCCTTGCAAATGAAGCCCCTGGAAAGCTGATGCATAG GCAACTCAGTAACTCTTCAACGTACAGCAGAGACACTGGgaagccacagcagcagagcagcacagcagagctgcagaagccaCTTGCTGAAAAGAATTCCTGGAAAATGATGGAGGCTGACACAGCAAAGACTGGGAGG GTAAAGGCGTCAGTGTACTGGGAGTACATGAAAGCAATTGGACTCTGTATGTCTTTCCTGGCCATTTTCCTCTTTATCTGTAATCATGTGGCTGCCTTGTCTTCCAACTACTGGCTGAGTTTATGGACAGATGATCCTGTTATCAATGGGACACAGCAGAACACAACCTTCAGACTGGGAGTGTATGCAGCACTGGGAATTTCTCAAG GTGTTGCTGTGTTTGGCTACTCCATGGTTGTGTCAGTAGGAGGGATCCTGGCCTCACGACACCTGCACCTGAACCTGCTGCACAACGTGCTCAGGTCTCCCATGAGCTTCTTTGAGCGCACTCCCAGCGGGAACCTGGTGAACCGTTTTGCCAAGGAGATAGACACCATCGACTCTGCCATTCCCCCCATCATCAAGATGTTCATGGGCTCCACGTTCAATGTGATTGGGGCTTGTATCAtcatcctgctggccacatcCATAGCTGCTGTCATCAttccacccctggggctgctctaCTTTTTCGTGCAG AGGTTTTATGTGGCCACTTCGCGGCAGCTCAAGCGCCTGGAGTCTGTCAGCCGTTCTCCCGTGTACTCCCACTTCAACGAGACCCTGCTGGGGGTCAGTGTCATCCGAGCCTTCGAGGAGCAGAAACGCTTCATCAAGCAGAACGACGTGAAGGTGGATGAGAATCAGAAAGCTTATTACCCGAGCATTGTTGCAAACAG GTGGCTGGCCATCCGTCTGGAGTTCGTGGGGAACTGCATTGTGCTGTTTGCAGCCCTGTTTGCGGTGATCGCGCGCACCGAGCTCAGCGCGGGGCTGGTCGGCCTCTCGGTGTCCTACGCCCTGCAG ATTACAGCATATTTGAACTGGCTGGTTCGCATGTCATCCGACCTGGAAACCAACATTGTTGCTGTTGAAAGAGTCCAGGAATATGCTGACATGGAGAAGGAG GCTGAGTGGAGCATTGAGCAGAcggccccaggcagcagctggcccGAGGAGGGGAAGGTGGAGTTCCGAGGGTTCGGTTTGCGCTACCGCGAGGACTTGGACCTGGTTCTGAAAAACATCAATGTCACCATCAGTGGGGGGGAAAAG ATTGGAATAGTTGGAAGAACAGGAGCTGGGAAATCCTCACTTACTTTGGGTTTATTTCGGATTAATGAAGCAGCTGAAGGTGAAATTATTATTGATGGGGTTAATATTGCAAAGATTGGACTCCATGACTTGCGGTTCAAGATCACCATCATCCCTCAG GatccagttttgttttctggctcTCTTCGTATGAACCTGGATCCTTTCGACCAACACTCTGATGAAGACATTTGGAGGTCTTTGGAATTGGCTCACCTCAAGAACTTTGTGTCGTCCCTTCCTGATAAACTGAACCATGAGTGTGCTGAGGGTGGGGAGAACCTCAG CGTGGGGCAGCGGCAGCTGGTGTGCCTGGCACGGGCTCTGCTCAGGAAATCCAAAATCCTGGTTCTGGATGAAGCCACGGCTGCTGTGGACCTTGAAACAGATAAGCTCATACAGTCAACTATAAAGTCTCAGTTTGAAGAAAGTACTGTATTAACCATAGCACATCGTCTGCACACCATCATGGACTACACGAG AGTTTTAGtcctggagaaaggagaagtgGTGGAGTGTGGTACCCCAGACCAACTACTTCagcaaaaaggcattttctatAGCATGGCCAAAGATTCAGGCTTGGTGTAG